A genomic segment from Pediococcus acidilactici encodes:
- a CDS encoding Ig-like domain-containing protein, producing the protein MRKRWLLGLVIAIIYFWESNQTIAYSSTDWGDQFITNVNLGDAQCARRTSFGLYDKMVGEWEFKIPAGTPVKPDDRLTFTLPQNLRLVSNAQFNLKDRRGKVIGRVNAQRGSGKVTLRLAHYVTQHPGGIYGNVKLGLLWNYEQVKPGTNVTVNWPHFRAVTYQVLPQRGPNSHETVYSWGWYDTKDPQLIHWRVRVNYAKRPLRQVTYTDMLGVNQLLVPGSVKVQKVKFNRNGRNFKVLASRSPKSVTQYSQLRFAVSLGDLGGANLIDFETRSTSSTAQCFKHQAQLTGVNLNQKATGSTPVKQASGTGSELGSAQGARLRDADARQPLPLRLDTILAGDDHHLVAKFGLVTLGLVACVGWFVYRRPPR; encoded by the coding sequence GTGAGGAAAAGATGGCTACTTGGATTAGTGATCGCAATTATTTATTTTTGGGAAAGCAATCAAACCATTGCGTACTCATCCACTGATTGGGGAGACCAATTTATTACTAACGTGAATTTAGGGGATGCTCAATGCGCGCGTAGGACCAGCTTTGGTTTATATGACAAAATGGTGGGGGAATGGGAATTTAAAATTCCTGCTGGTACCCCAGTTAAACCGGATGATCGGTTAACTTTTACCCTACCCCAGAATTTAAGGCTGGTCAGCAACGCGCAGTTTAACTTAAAAGACCGCCGCGGGAAGGTAATTGGTCGGGTAAACGCTCAGCGTGGCAGCGGGAAAGTTACGCTCCGGTTGGCACATTACGTTACTCAGCACCCCGGAGGCATTTACGGCAACGTTAAACTAGGTCTTTTATGGAATTACGAGCAGGTTAAACCAGGTACAAATGTAACGGTTAATTGGCCGCATTTTCGGGCGGTAACTTACCAAGTTTTACCGCAACGGGGCCCGAACTCTCATGAGACAGTGTATTCATGGGGGTGGTACGATACCAAGGATCCGCAATTGATTCATTGGCGGGTTCGCGTGAACTACGCTAAGCGTCCGTTGCGCCAGGTGACGTACACGGACATGCTGGGGGTAAACCAACTGTTAGTGCCGGGTTCTGTGAAGGTTCAAAAGGTCAAATTTAACCGGAACGGCCGCAATTTTAAAGTTTTGGCGAGTCGTTCACCCAAAAGTGTGACTCAGTATAGCCAATTGCGGTTTGCGGTTTCGCTAGGTGACTTGGGTGGCGCTAACCTAATTGATTTTGAAACGCGGTCAACTAGTTCAACCGCCCAGTGTTTCAAGCATCAAGCTCAACTAACGGGGGTGAACCTTAACCAAAAAGCCACCGGTAGTACTCCCGTTAAACAAGCTTCGGGAACCGGAAGTGAGTTAGGTAGTGCACAGGGGGCCCGCTTACGAGATGCGGATGCTCGGCAGCCGCTCCCTCTGCGGTTAGATACAATTTTAGCTGGCGATGACCACCATTTAGTAGCCAAGTTTGGCTTAGTGACCTTAGGCCTAGTGGCTTGCGTAGGTTGGTTTGTTTACCGGCGTCCACCTCGTTAA